One Brassica napus cultivar Da-Ae chromosome C4, Da-Ae, whole genome shotgun sequence genomic region harbors:
- the BNAC04G15550D gene encoding uncharacterized protein BNAC04G15550D codes for MNAHLLVLSCCGFFFSAIRIPTTFPLQRPLSTLSPFSRSKNLDKNRQNNMEELGSIWFYQESMDELRQKLQYTSFELEAVKTKANEESKLHQEEVNSLLRLLKLARQERDEAKDQLQKLLAIKTNSSITESNSHGSSPVDSFLEPVSSSEFSNFNILLEPVHQMKLSNRPVNRVYNSQQRPVKVDPAEALMNEIIKGKTLPEKGKFLQTLMESGPLLQTLLVAGPLPRWRNPPPLQQSFRVPPVSNSYDILKGCSTKTTTSMLNFRSCSVPGIATGLEFAKRQRFH; via the exons ATGAACGCCCATCTCCTTGTCCTCTCTTGCTGTGGGTTCTTCTTCTCAGCTATAAGAATACCCACAACATTTCCCCTGCAACGccctctctctactctctcccCTTTCTCTCGCTCCAAGAATCTAGACAAGAACAGACAAAACAATATGGAAGAGTTGGGTTCTATTTGGTTTTACCAAGAG AGTATGGATGAATTAAGACAAAAGCTTCAATACACTTCCTTTGAGCTTGAAGCTGTGAAAACAAAAGCCAATGAAGAATCAAAGCTTCATCAAGAAGAAGTGAACAGTCTTCTTCGTCTCCTCAAACTCGCTCGTCAAGAAAGAGACGAAGCTAAAGATCAATTACAGAAACTCCTCGCGATTAAAACTAACTCGAGCATCACTGAGTCAAACTCGCACGGCTCTTCACCGGTTGACTCGTTCCTCGAACCGGTTTCGTCTTCCGAATTCTCCAACTTCAACATTTTACTGGAACCGGTTCACCAAATGAAACTCAGTAACCGACCCGTTAACCGGGTCTATAATTCTCAGCAGAGACCGGTTAAGGTTGATCCAGCTGAAGCTTTGATGAATGAGATCATAAAAGGCAAAACTTTACCGGAGAAAGGGAAGTTTCTTCAGACTCTGATGGAGTCAGGACCGTTGCTTCAGACACTTCTTGTCGCCGGTCCTCTTCCAAGGTGGCGTAATCCTCCGCCGCTTCAACAGAGTTTCAGGGTCCCGCCGGTTTCGAACTCGTATGATATCTTGAAAGGTTGTTCAACGAAGACAACGACGTCAATGCTCAACTTCAGAAGTTGTTCTGTTCCTGGAATTGCTACTGGATTGGAATTTGCTAAGAGACAAAGATTTCATTAG
- the LOC106405341 gene encoding glutelin type-D 1, translating into MELDLSPRLPKKVYGGDGGSYFAWCSEELPMLRDGNIGAAKLALEKYGLALPRYSDSSKVAYVLQGSGTAGIVLPEKEEKVIEIKKGDSIAIPFGVVTWWFNNEDAELVILFLGETHKGHKAGEFTEFYLTGSNGIFTGFSTEFVGRAWDLDETTVKKLVGSQTGNGIVKVDGSLKMPSPRKGDREGFVLNCLEAPLDVDIKDGGRVVVLNTKNLPLVGEVGFGADLVRIDGHSMCSPGFSCDSALQVTYIVGGSGRVQVVGADGKRVLETHVKAGALFIVPRFFVVSKIADSDGLSWFSIVTTPDPIFTHLAGKTSAWKALSPEVLQAAFKVAPEVEKAFRSKRTSDAIFFPPPN; encoded by the exons ATGGAGTTGGATCTTTCACCTAGACTACCGAAGAAAGTGTACGGAGGAGACGGAGGTTCGTACTTTGCATGGTGCTCTGAAGAGCTACCCATGCTACGTGATGGCAACATTGGAGCCGCTAAGCTTGCTCTCGAGAAGTATGGCTTAGCTCTTCCTCGCTACTCTGATTCCTCCAAGGTCGCTTACGTTCTTCAAG GATCTGGAACAGCTGGAATTGTTCTCCCTGAAAAGGAGGAGAAAGTGATTGAAATCAAGAAAGGAGATTCCATAGCTATACCTTTCGGTGTGGTGACATGGTGGTTCAACAATGAAGACGCTGAGCTGGTCATCCTCTTCCTTGGTGAGACTCACAAGGGTCACAAGGCAGGAGAGTTCACCGAGTTTTACTTAACCGGTTCCAACGGAATCTTCACCGGTTTCTCAACCGAGTTTGTAGGCAGAGCATGGGATCTCGATGAGACCACAGTGAAGAAGCTTGTCGGGTCTCAGACAGGAAACGGGATCGTCAAAGTTGATGGGAGTTTGAAAATGCCTTCACCTAGAAAAGGTGACAGGGAAGGGTTTGTGTTGAACTGCTTGGAGGCTCCTCTTGATGTTGATATCAAGGATGGAGGAAGAGTTGTCGTGTTGAACACAAAGAATCTTCCATTGGTTGGTGAAGTTGGATTTGGTGCTGATCTTGTGAGGATCGATGGACATTCCATGTGTTCTCCTGGATTCTCTTGTGACTCTGCTCTTCAAGTTACTTACATCGTTGGTGGTAGCGGTCGTGTTCAGGTGGTTGGAGCTGATGGGAAGAGAGTTCTTGAGACTCATGTGAAAGCTGGTGCTTTGTTCATTGTTCCTAGGTTCTTTGTTGTGTCCAAGATTGCTGATTCTGATGGGTTGTCTTGGTTCTCCATTGTGACCACTCCTGA TCCCATTTTCACTCACTTGGCGGGGAAGACATCTGCGTGGAAGGCATTGTCGCCGGAGGTTCTGCAGGCGGCATTTAAGGTTGCTCCGGAGGTGGAGAAGGCTTTCCGATCTAAGAGGACTTCTGATGCCATTTTCTTCCCTCCTCCCAACTAG
- the LOC106405169 gene encoding dirigent protein 10-like produces MAGQKVLSFLVIALFVTFSAAARFLDEEDTFPATTTPGSGPFPGPLPASGSNSAGTGSGSAGTGFGAGIGGSVPSSGSGPLTTTGSGPLPIPGSVPGPLPVGGGPGSLPGIGPGPLPAAGSATGPGVGTGQALGAGVGTGQALGGGSGIVGPDHTLVFFMHDILGGSNPTARAVTGVVANPALSGQLPFAKPNGANLPITNGVPSNNNNNGIINNNNVPLLVGLGGTTANILQNNGNNGNNNLLNGLPVANGGQLPSGSALQMLMFGTMTVIDDELTEGHELGSGLLGKAQGYYVSSAVDGTSQTMAFTAMFENGGYEDSISFFGVHRTAASESHLGVMGGTGKYVNARGFAIVKTFTGSSGTQQQQPHQFTDGLETVLQCTVYLSY; encoded by the coding sequence ATGGCAGGTCAAAAGGTACTCTCTTTCTTGGTTATAGCTCTCTTTGTTACTTTCTCAGCTGCTGCTCGGTTTCTTGATGAAGAAGATACATTCCCAGCAACAACCACCCCGGGCTCAGGTCCCTTCCCTGGTCCTTTACCAGCGTCTGGCTCAAATTCTGCCGGAACTGGCTCAGGCTCTGCAGGAACCGGTTTCGGTGCAGGAATAGGAGGATCAGTACCATCAAGTGGTTCAGGTCCTTTGACTACTACTGGTTCTGGTCCTCTACCAATCCCTGGCTCTGTTCCTGGTCCTTTACCGGTTGGTGGCGGTCCAGGTTCCTTGCCTGGCATTGGTCCGGGTCCTTTACCAGCCGCTGGTTCAGCCACCGGTCCTGGTGTAGGTACCGGCCAAGCCCTTGGTGCAGGTGTAGGTACCGGGCAAGCTCTTGGTGGTGGTAGTGGTATTGTAGGTCCTGACCACACATTAGTGTTCTTTATGCACGACATACTCGGCGGTTCGAACCCCACGGCCAGAGCCGTAACCGGAGTCGTCGCAAACCCGGCTTTAAGTGGTCAACTCCCATTCGCTAAACCCAATGGCGCAAACCTTCCCATAACCAACGGAGTTCCatctaacaacaacaacaacggaatcatcaacaacaacaacgtcCCCCTTCTCGTCGGACTCGGCGGAACCACAGCCAACATTCTCCAAAACAACGGAAATAACGGAAACAACAACCTTTTAAACGGTCTGCCCGTTGCTAACGGCGGTCAGCTCCCGAGCGGTTCTGCTCTACAGATGCTTATGTTCGGAACGATGACTGTGATCGACGATGAACTAACCGAAGGGCATGAACTCGGGTCTGGTCTGCTCGGGAAAGCGCAGGGGTACTACGTGTCGAGTGCGGTTGATGGAACGAGCCAGACGATGGCGTTTACTGCCATGTTTGAGAACGGTGGTTATGAAGACAGTATAAGCTTCTTTGGTGTTCATAGGACAGCGGCTTCGGAATCGCATTTAGGAGTTATGGGAGGCACCGGGAAGTATGTGAACGCCAGAGGATTTGCGATTGTGAAGACGTTTACAGGATCTAGCGGGACGCAGCAGCAGCAGCCGCATCAGTTCACTGATGGACTTGAGACTGTTCTCCAGTGTACTGTTTATCTATCTTACTAG